The proteins below are encoded in one region of Brassica napus cultivar Da-Ae chromosome A6, Da-Ae, whole genome shotgun sequence:
- the LOC106350070 gene encoding B3 domain-containing protein REM17-like, producing MVFHVTPFGPSCCEIQFTHPHSIKEEADVDDTHSFSFDYCFLAEVTASNINEDKLYLPVEATTCTALNKQCKEIILVNKEGNSWTGSLRYSEADDMYYIRKGWRKFCEEKNCNIGDLFVFNVVRDMNTTPLMCVCPERKECAELLIKHLSRMNGDIASSLRVI from the exons ATGGTGTTTCATGTCACTCCGTTTGGTCCGAGCTGTTGTGAGATTCAGTTTACACATCCTCACAGCATCAAGGAAGAAGCCGACGTGGATGATACTCATTCTTTCTCATTCGACTACTGTTTTTTGGCTGAAGTCACTGCTTCAAATATAAATGAAGACAAACTG TACCTGCCTGTCGAAGCAACCACTTGTACTGCTTTGAACAAACAATGCAAAGAGATTATACTTGTCAACAAAGAGGGCAATTCATGGACTGGGAGTTTGCGATATAGCGAAGCAGACGACATGTATTACATAAGAAAAGGGTGGAGAAAGTTCTGTGAAGAAAAAAATTGCAACATAGGAGACTTGTTTGTCTTCAATGTGGTTAGAGATATGAACACAACTCCGTTGATGTGTGTATGTCCGGAAAGGAAAGAGTGCGCTGAACTACTCATCAAACACTTGAGCAGAATGAATG GTGACATTGCTTCTAGCTTACGGGTGATTTAG
- the LOC106351587 gene encoding uncharacterized protein LOC106351587 → MTNSVIRVVSTFVNLSLSQTSSSSFLTSIAMGICVSFHRRDSDSPPTVKIVSVNGDLREYHVPVLASQVLEAESAAASSSSSSSRPSSYFICDSDSLLYDDFIPAIKLEEPLQAEQIYFVLPVSKRQNRLTASDMAALAVKASVAIQNSVGKESRRRKKVRISPIMMLTQPNDNAVNGKASESTTVRKGRPLLNKTAPFKASSGYNRSGSVRNLKKYTSKRAKLAVRSFRLKLSTIYEGTVV, encoded by the coding sequence ATGACCAACTCTGTTATACGCGTCGTATCTACATTCGTGAATCTTTCTTTGTCTCAAACTTCTTCTTCAAGTTTTCTCACATCAATCGCAATGGGAATCTGCGTGTCGTTTCACCGGAGAGACTCCGATTCTCCCCCGACGGTGAAGATCGTGTCGGTTAACGGCGATCTCCGGGAGTACCATGTTCCGGTGCTAGCGTCTCAGGTCCTGGAGGCAGAATCAGCGGCTGCTTCGTCTTCGTCGTCTTCCTCTAGGCCTTCCTCTTACTTCATCTGCGATTCGGATTCTCTCCTCTACGACGACTTCATACCCGCGATCAAGCTCGAAGAGCCGCTTCAGGCTGAGCAGATCTACTTCGTTCTTCCAGTCTCCAAGCGGCAGAACCGTCTAACGGCGTCGGACATGGCGGCTCTCGCCGTTAAAGCAAGCGTCGCGATACAAAACTCCGTCGGGAAAGAGTCTCGCAGGCGTAAGAAAGTTAGAATCTCTCCGATCATGATGCTGACTCAGCCTAACGATAACGCTGTTAACGGAAAAGCAAGCGAGTCGACGACGGTTCGGAAGGGAAGACCGTTACTGAATAAAACGGCTCCGTTTAAGGCTTCGAGCGGTTATAACCGGTCCGGTTCGGTACGTAACTTGAAAAAATATACTTCTAAACGAGCAAAGCTGGCGGTTCGATCCTTTAGGCTCAAACTTTCAACTATCTACGAAGGCACGGTGGTGTAG
- the LOC106347299 gene encoding protein RGF1 INDUCIBLE TRANSCRIPTION FACTOR 1-like gives MGPMIRTEEQEDDYMSPPWLMPMLRGSYFVPCSIHADSNKNECNLFCLDCAGNAFCSYCLVKHKDHRVVQIRRSSYHNVVRVNEIQKYIDISCVQTYIINSAKIVFLNERPQPRIGKGVTNTCEICCRSLLDSFRFCSLGCKLGGMKRGDQSLTFSLRGKHGREYQGGSESDEATTPTKLRKTNAFNRLMSGLSISTVRLDDYGPGGDHRSLSSGDEGGFSFSPGTPPIYNHRNSSRRKGIPHRAPF, from the exons ATG GGACCGATGATAAGAACAGAGGAACAAGAAGACGACTACATGAGTCCACCGTGGCTAATGCCAATGCTACGAGGCAGCTACTTCGTCCCCTGTTCGATCCACGCCGATTCCAACAAAAACGAATGCAACTTGTTCTGTCTCGACTGTGCTGGAAATGCCTTTTGCTCTTACTGTTTGGTCAAACATAAAGACCATCGTGTTGTTCAG ATAAGGAGATCTTCTTACCACAACGTGGTGAGAGTGAATGAGATACAGAAGTACATAGACATCTCTTGCGTTCAGACATATATCATCAACAGCGCAAAGATCGTGTTCCTCAATGAAAGACCTCAGCCTAGAATCGGAAAAGGTGTTACGAACACTTGTGAGATATGTTGCAGAAGCCTTCTTGATTCCTTCCGCTTCTGCTCTCTCGGTTGCAAG CTTGGGGGAATGAAGAGAGGAGATCAAAGTCTGACCTTCTCTCTCAGAGGGAAGCATGGGAGAGAGTACCAAGGTGGGTCTGAGTCAGATGAGGCTACCACACCGACTAAGCTGCGTAAGACCAATGCTTTCAACCGTCTAATGAGTGGTCTCTCTATCTCCACCGTTAGGCTCGATGACTATGGTCCAGGTGGTGATCATCGGTCTTTGAGCTCCGGTGATGAAGGTGGTTTCAGCTTCTCTCCGGGAACACCGCCGATATACAATCACCGGAACTCGAGCAGACGAAAAGGAATCCCTCACCGCGCTCCAttctga